GAAAGCCAAGATGCAGGTCGTCAAGTCCTATCCGACCTCCGTCTGGCTGGATTCGATCAACGCGATCTATGGCGGCTCGCGCAACGCCGGCCGCCTAAGTCTGCAAGGCCACCTGGATGCGGCATTGGCGCAGAAAAAGGCCAATACGCCTATCACGGTCGGCTTTGTCATTTACGACATGCCGGGGCGCGACTGCCATGCGCTGGCCTCCAACGGCGAGCTACCACTGACGCAAGCCGGCTTGCAGCGCTACAAGACCGAATACATCGACGTCATCGCATCGACGTTGGCCAATCCGAAATACAAAGATCTTCGGATCGTCAACATCATCGAGCCGGACAGCCTTCCGAATCTTGTCACCAATCAAAGCACGCCCGCCTGCGGCCAGGCGGCATCCAGCGGCATTTACGAGGCCGCCATCAAGTACGCGCTCGACAAGCTCCATGCCACTCCCAATCTTTACAATTACCTGGATATCGGCCATTCCGGCTGGCTGGGGTGGGATAGCAACCGTAGCCCGGCAATTTCGCTATACACACGGGTCGTGCAGGGAACGGCAGCCGGTTTGGCCAGTGCGGATGGCTTCATCACCAACACCGCCAATTACACGCCGCTTCATGAGCCGAACCTGCCCAATCCGGACCTGACGATCGGTGGCCAGCCCATTCGCTCGTCCAACTTCTATCAATGGAACAGTTTCTTCGACGAATCGACCTATGCGGAAGCGCTCTACAACGGCTTCGTCGGCGCGGGTTGGTCCAGCAAGATCGGCTTTCTGATCGACACCGGTCGCAACGGCTGGGGCGGCAAAGCGCGCCCTGCATCTGCCAGCGGCAATGACATCAACACCTACGTGGACTCCGGACGCGTGGACCGTCGCCTCCATCGCGGCAACTGGTGCAATCAGAGTGGTGCGGGGATCGGCATGCCGCCGACCGCGGCACCCGGCGGGCATATCCATGCCTTGGTGTGGGGTAAGGGACCGGGCGAATCCGACGGCGCCAGCAAGTCCATCCTCAACAACCAGGGCAAGGGCTTCGACAGATACTGCGACCCGACCTATACGACGCCGGACGGCACGTTGACGGGTGCCTTGCCGAACGCGCCGATCGCCGGTAACTGGTTCCAC
The nucleotide sequence above comes from Xanthomonas campestris pv. campestris str. ATCC 33913. Encoded proteins:
- a CDS encoding glycoside hydrolase family 6 protein, whose translation is MLTGALLVPVAASAQSHVDNPFVGASGYLNPDYSKEVNSSIVKVKDVQLKAKMQVVKSYPTSVWLDSINAIYGGSRNAGRLSLQGHLDAALAQKKANTPITVGFVIYDMPGRDCHALASNGELPLTQAGLQRYKTEYIDVIASTLANPKYKDLRIVNIIEPDSLPNLVTNQSTPACGQAASSGIYEAAIKYALDKLHATPNLYNYLDIGHSGWLGWDSNRSPAISLYTRVVQGTAAGLASADGFITNTANYTPLHEPNLPNPDLTIGGQPIRSSNFYQWNSFFDESTYAEALYNGFVGAGWSSKIGFLIDTGRNGWGGKARPASASGNDINTYVDSGRVDRRLHRGNWCNQSGAGIGMPPTAAPGGHIHALVWGKGPGESDGASKSILNNQGKGFDRYCDPTYTTPDGTLTGALPNAPIAGNWFHAQFLQLVANAYPAIGTSTKAALQSASTDAVPASRPTATKGLTANAADGEVRLSWSPVAGATGYTVQRVADATAAPITVASGLTSPSYVDQTLTNGTTYYYKVTANGASGADASSVTVSATPHR